A genomic window from Glycine soja cultivar W05 chromosome 10, ASM419377v2, whole genome shotgun sequence includes:
- the LOC114372009 gene encoding uncharacterized protein LOC114372009 isoform X2 — MGCFVSTPKDSGGNRRRPGSIGEVSVYVPGLRIPKPVDFAQSLGDYLSKNIVERLSALRTRIVVMAGQEGPTITRTKRKSATQHGGSTLADLQQALEDYLPVLLGLVENGSHLQYKVQFDWVNQEDDTEANLLLLPRTSTDSHQPKVSEESRRASVDIFLKAAGYLDCAVRHVLPQLPGELRRNLPVDLTEGVLRALCLQALGQGVDIQLGMAIDSTKATLAVKRRLACEMVKYWQQAQDNIMNLPLANGWGEKHRLFVKWKYIEAKAAAYYYHGLILDEGNTEKSHGMAVASLQAADEYFKESKKLCEAFNAVPPLSRNPPLWGTMKYLYEKIPKDTSSKVRINRDLYSYERIMETAPTLPDFALALKPDEYQLPQMDPSWRTENVKDGQSGTTNHING; from the exons ATGGGTTGCTTCGTGTCCACTCCAAAGGATTCTGGTGGAAATAGAAGGAGGCCAGGGAGTATTGGGGAGGTTTCTGTGTATGTTCCCGGTCTAAGAATTCCTAAACCTGTTGATTTTGCACAGTCACTTGGTGATTACTTGTCCAAGAATATAGTGGAGCGCCTGTCTGCTCTTAGAACTCGTATAGTTGTAATGGCTGGCCAAGAAGGTCCTACAATTACaagaacaaaaaggaaaagtgcCACCCAACATG GAGGTTCAACACTGGCTGATCTTCAGCAGGCTCTTGAAGATTACTTGCCAGTACTTTTGGGATTAGTCGAAAATG GAAGCCATTTACAATACAAAGTACAATTTGATTGGGTGAATCAAGAGGATGACACAGAG GCTAATTTATTACTTCTTCCCAGAACATCCACTGATAGTCATCAGCCAAAAGTATCAGAAG AAAGCAGACGAGCTTCTGTTGATATCTTCTTAAAGGCAGCTGGGTATCTTGACTGTGCTGTAAGGCATGTTCTTCCACAGTTGCCTGGCGAACTGAG GAGAAACTTACCAGTGGATCTCACAGAAGGAGTTCTTCGAGCACTCTGTCTACAAGCATTGGGAcag GGTGTAGATATTCAACTTGGAATGGCAATTGATAGTACCAAAGCCACTCTTGCAGTGAAGCGTAGACTTGCATGTGAGATGGTGAAATATTGGCAACAG GCTCAAGATAATATTATGAACCTTCCATTAGCAAATGGATGGGGTGAAAAACATCGTCTTTTTGTGAAATGGAAGTATATTGAAGCAAAG GCTGCAGCATATTATTATCACGGATTGATTCTTGATGAGGGAAACACGGAGAAATCTCATGGGATGGCTGTAGCTTCTTTACAAGCAGCTGATGAGTATTTCAAAGAAAGTAAGAAGTTGTGTGAAGCATTCAATGCAGTACCTCCATTGTCAAG AAATCCACCACTTTGGGGGACTATGAAATATCTTTACGAGAAAATTCCTAAGGATACTTCAAGCAAGGTGCGAATAAACCGTGATCTGTACTCCTATGAGAG AATCATGGAGACAGCACCAACATTGCCTGATTTTGCCTTGGCTTTGAAACCAGATGAATATCAACTTCCGCAGATGGATCCCTCTTGGAGAACAGAAAATGTGAAAGACGGGCAAAGTGGCACCACAAATCATATCAATGGATGA
- the LOC114372009 gene encoding uncharacterized protein LOC114372009 isoform X1 produces MGCFVSTPKDSGGNRRRPGSIGEVSVYVPGLRIPKPVDFAQSLGDYLSKNIVERLSALRTRIVVMAGQEGPTITRTKRKSATQHGGSTLADLQQALEDYLPVLLGLVENGSHLQYKVQFDWVNQEDDTEETTMSNAWYEVLSVLHLMAMLLLSQANLLLLPRTSTDSHQPKVSEESRRASVDIFLKAAGYLDCAVRHVLPQLPGELRRNLPVDLTEGVLRALCLQALGQGVDIQLGMAIDSTKATLAVKRRLACEMVKYWQQAQDNIMNLPLANGWGEKHRLFVKWKYIEAKAAAYYYHGLILDEGNTEKSHGMAVASLQAADEYFKESKKLCEAFNAVPPLSRNPPLWGTMKYLYEKIPKDTSSKVRINRDLYSYERIMETAPTLPDFALALKPDEYQLPQMDPSWRTENVKDGQSGTTNHING; encoded by the exons ATGGGTTGCTTCGTGTCCACTCCAAAGGATTCTGGTGGAAATAGAAGGAGGCCAGGGAGTATTGGGGAGGTTTCTGTGTATGTTCCCGGTCTAAGAATTCCTAAACCTGTTGATTTTGCACAGTCACTTGGTGATTACTTGTCCAAGAATATAGTGGAGCGCCTGTCTGCTCTTAGAACTCGTATAGTTGTAATGGCTGGCCAAGAAGGTCCTACAATTACaagaacaaaaaggaaaagtgcCACCCAACATG GAGGTTCAACACTGGCTGATCTTCAGCAGGCTCTTGAAGATTACTTGCCAGTACTTTTGGGATTAGTCGAAAATG GAAGCCATTTACAATACAAAGTACAATTTGATTGGGTGAATCAAGAGGATGACACAGAG GAAACAACCATGTCTAATGCCTGGTATGAAGTATTGTCAGTTTTGCACTTGATGGCAATGCTATTACTGTCACAGGCTAATTTATTACTTCTTCCCAGAACATCCACTGATAGTCATCAGCCAAAAGTATCAGAAG AAAGCAGACGAGCTTCTGTTGATATCTTCTTAAAGGCAGCTGGGTATCTTGACTGTGCTGTAAGGCATGTTCTTCCACAGTTGCCTGGCGAACTGAG GAGAAACTTACCAGTGGATCTCACAGAAGGAGTTCTTCGAGCACTCTGTCTACAAGCATTGGGAcag GGTGTAGATATTCAACTTGGAATGGCAATTGATAGTACCAAAGCCACTCTTGCAGTGAAGCGTAGACTTGCATGTGAGATGGTGAAATATTGGCAACAG GCTCAAGATAATATTATGAACCTTCCATTAGCAAATGGATGGGGTGAAAAACATCGTCTTTTTGTGAAATGGAAGTATATTGAAGCAAAG GCTGCAGCATATTATTATCACGGATTGATTCTTGATGAGGGAAACACGGAGAAATCTCATGGGATGGCTGTAGCTTCTTTACAAGCAGCTGATGAGTATTTCAAAGAAAGTAAGAAGTTGTGTGAAGCATTCAATGCAGTACCTCCATTGTCAAG AAATCCACCACTTTGGGGGACTATGAAATATCTTTACGAGAAAATTCCTAAGGATACTTCAAGCAAGGTGCGAATAAACCGTGATCTGTACTCCTATGAGAG AATCATGGAGACAGCACCAACATTGCCTGATTTTGCCTTGGCTTTGAAACCAGATGAATATCAACTTCCGCAGATGGATCCCTCTTGGAGAACAGAAAATGTGAAAGACGGGCAAAGTGGCACCACAAATCATATCAATGGATGA
- the LOC114369504 gene encoding coiled-coil domain-containing protein 12-like: MGSEEDSIEQSVASRRERLLALRAAQELSSVPEPEPNGNKDDDNEEDQEPQEMKFRNYVPHDKNLQEGKLAPAVLPKFEDPVDDVPPPEPEAKEDPFLNIAPKKPNWDLRRDVQKKLDKLEKRTQKALYQLMVEQEKQNQLTEGDDTNGTVE, encoded by the exons ATGGGTAGCGAAGAGGATTCGATTGAGCAAAGCGTTGCGTCCCGTCGCGAAAGACTGCTAGCTCTCAGAGCCGCTCAGGAGTTGTCGAGTGTTCCCGAACCTGAACCTAACGGCAACAAGGACGATGATAATGAAGAAGATCAAGAACCTCAAGA AATGAAGTTCCGTAACTACGTTCCTCACGACAAAAACCTCCAGGAAGGGAAGCTTGCCCCCGCGGTGCTCCCAAAGTTCGAAGACCCTGTGGATGATGTGCCTCCACCCGAGCCTGAAGCTAAGGAGGATCCGTTCTTGAATATTGCTCCGAAGAAACCTAATTGGGACCTGCGAAGAGACGTCCAGAAGAAGCTTGATAAGCTCGAGAAGCGAACTCAGAAGGCTCTTTATCAACTCATGG tGGAACAAGAGAAGCAAAATCAATTAACTGAAGGAGATGATACAAACGGCACAGTAGAGTAG
- the LOC114369428 gene encoding NDR1/HIN1-like protein 6 has product MADHQRLRIHPMEGEAPPPPTTPLVPPGSSRSEKGVPLHHPPPLPRAMPAAYPTPHKRSSSCCCKCICWTIILVVLLLIIFAASVGILYLVFQPKLPDYSVDTLRISDLRLNFDMSLYAKFDVKITATNPNKKIGIYYEKGGKLSVWYTNTRLCEGSLPQFYQGHENKTVLNVSLSGQVQSGSTLMNALQQQQQTGRIPLDLKVHAPIAIKLGRLKLMKVRVLGECLLVVDSLSSNNLISIKASNCKFRLKL; this is encoded by the coding sequence ATGGCAGATCATCAGAGACTGAGGATCCACCCTATGGAGGGGGAAGCACCACCGCCCCCAACAACTCCATTGGTCCCTCCAGGCTCATCAAGATCAGAAAAGGGTGTTCCTTTGCACCATCCTCCACCTCTACCACGTGCTATGCCAGCAGCATACCCTACACCACACAAAAGAAGCTCAAGCTGTTGCTGCAAGTGCATATGCTGGACAATAATCTTGGTTGTTCTCCTCCTCATTATCTTTGCAGCAAGTGTTGGAATCCTTTATCTAGTCTTCCAACCAAAGCTTCCTGATTACTCAGTTGACACTCTCAGGATAAGTGATCTGAGGCTTAACTTTGACATGAGCCTCTATGCAAAGTTTGATGTGAAGATCACAGCAACCAACCCAAACAAGAAGATTGGCATCTACTATGAAAAGGGTGGAAAGTTGAGTGTGTGGTACACAAACACAAGGCTCTGTGAAGGGTCACTGCCACAATTCTACCAAGGTCATGAGAACAAAACAGTGCTCAATGTGTCCTTGAGTGGTCAAGTGCAGTCTGGAAGCACCCTAATGAATGCACTGCAGCAGCAACAGCAGACAGGGCGCATTCCATTGGATCTCAAGGTGCATGCACCAATAGCCATCAAACTTGGGAGGTTGAAGCTGATGAAGGTGAGAGTGTTGGGAGAATGCCTTTTGGTGGTGGATAGCTTGTCATCTAATAATCTCATAAGCATCAAGGCTAGCAACTGCAAGTTTAGATTGAAACTTTGA